A single Thermogemmatispora onikobensis DNA region contains:
- the rsmD gene encoding 16S rRNA (guanine(966)-N(2))-methyltransferase RsmD, which yields MRVVAGEAKGRRLKSPRTPGTRPIIDRVKTALFDILATRIEGARFLDLFAGTGGVGIEALSRGAAFATFIEIDPRVLKVLRENLQLTGMHERAETLRADAFKWVQVQQEAGPASGGAGDRPSLPAGAYDIIYVAPPQYRHLAARALALLDRSPLLSENGLVIVQIHPRERDELLAVPLTRLILEDERRYGSTLLLFYAAKAKKEYPGYDHQAGEA from the coding sequence ATGCGCGTTGTTGCCGGAGAAGCCAAAGGGCGGCGTCTCAAATCTCCGCGCACGCCCGGCACTCGTCCGATTATCGACCGCGTAAAGACGGCGCTCTTTGATATTCTGGCCACACGCATCGAAGGGGCCCGTTTTCTGGACCTCTTTGCCGGGACCGGCGGCGTGGGCATTGAGGCGCTCAGTCGTGGTGCGGCCTTTGCCACCTTTATCGAGATCGACCCCCGTGTCCTCAAAGTGTTGCGTGAGAACCTTCAGCTGACTGGGATGCACGAGCGAGCTGAAACCCTGCGTGCCGATGCCTTCAAGTGGGTCCAGGTCCAGCAAGAGGCCGGGCCTGCCAGCGGCGGCGCTGGAGACCGCCCGTCGTTGCCAGCAGGAGCATATGATATCATCTATGTGGCCCCGCCGCAGTATCGTCACCTGGCCGCTCGGGCCCTGGCCCTTCTAGATCGCTCACCGCTGCTGAGTGAGAACGGCCTTGTCATTGTCCAGATTCATCCACGCGAGCGCGATGAGCTGCTGGCGGTGCCGCTAACACGTCTGATCCTGGAAGACGAGCGGCGTTACGGCAGTACGCTGTTGCTATTCTACGCCGCCAAAGCCAAGAAGGAGTATCCTGGCTATGACCATCAAGCTGGAGAAGCCTGA
- a CDS encoding VOC family protein, with protein MTIKLEKPDYIVVYVSDMERSTAFYRDVLGLPLRFSSPGWTEFETGSVRLALHRAGGQGQAQFHPGRPPAGVAHLAFVVPDIQAAYEELKARGATFSQPPEKQVTGNLIAVLHDPDGLGITLQQRLTG; from the coding sequence ATGACCATCAAGCTGGAGAAGCCTGACTATATTGTGGTGTATGTCAGCGATATGGAGCGCTCGACGGCCTTCTATCGCGATGTTCTGGGCCTGCCTCTGCGCTTTAGCTCGCCGGGCTGGACAGAATTTGAGACTGGCTCGGTGCGTCTGGCCCTTCATCGTGCCGGTGGCCAGGGGCAGGCTCAGTTCCATCCAGGGCGCCCGCCGGCGGGCGTTGCTCATCTGGCCTTTGTTGTCCCCGATATCCAGGCCGCCTATGAAGAACTGAAGGCGCGCGGTGCAACCTTCTCGCAGCCACCGGAGAAGCAGGTCACCGGCAATTTAATCGCCGTCCTGCATGATCCTGATGGTCTGGGTATTACCCTGCAGCAGCGTCTGACGGGCTAA
- a CDS encoding helix-turn-helix domain-containing protein — MITGGPARGRFAFLDAAETARRLGIDRRTLDQWVQQGRIRAYKGVGRDYFFKTADVEALYKELHPEPELAQAIAADEQESAAAAGGAQPLQFVARRKQQDPAMRVYLRLQADTKWYDVSEEDIRTWFLQLAPEGYERNRRNALQAIQKLQYLVSLIEEAQKRTP, encoded by the coding sequence ATGATCACCGGTGGACCGGCACGAGGGCGCTTCGCCTTTCTAGATGCTGCCGAAACGGCCCGTCGCCTGGGTATCGATCGGCGCACGCTGGACCAATGGGTCCAACAGGGTCGCATTCGAGCCTATAAGGGGGTAGGACGCGACTACTTTTTCAAGACCGCCGACGTCGAGGCGCTCTACAAGGAGCTGCATCCCGAGCCTGAGCTGGCGCAGGCCATCGCCGCTGATGAACAAGAAAGCGCCGCGGCTGCCGGTGGCGCGCAGCCGCTCCAATTCGTAGCGCGGCGCAAGCAGCAAGACCCGGCCATGCGCGTCTATCTGCGCCTGCAAGCCGACACCAAGTGGTATGATGTTTCTGAAGAAGACATCCGCACCTGGTTTTTGCAGCTGGCGCCGGAAGGCTACGAGCGGAATCGGCGCAATGCCCTGCAGGCCATTCAGAAACTGCAATACCTGGTCAGTCTCATTGAAGAGGCCCAGAAACGCACACCCTGA